The nucleotide window TCTTCAAGGCTAGGGCGAGCCGGTGTTAACTCGGCGTTTGATAGTTCGGGGAATGAGGTGGTGATCCACTTAATAGGGTCACGGACCTGTTGGTAAATGAGTACTCTCAGTCGAATTCCAAGTTGGGCTGCGGATCGGACTTCGGGACAATGAATCAGGCGCTCTTTGAGTGCTCTAAGGTTGGGTGCTTTCACTTCAATGATGTTAACGCCCATGTTGTTCATGAGCGTTTCTGGTTCACCATCGGCGCGCATTTCTCCAGACTCCATGATTGCGAGGCGATGGCATCGCTCAGCCTCATCCATATAATGGGTGGTGACCAATATCGTTGTGCCTTGATCGCTTAGATCAAAGAGTTGTTCCCAAAATTCACGGCGATTCTCAGGATCAACGGCGGATGTGGGCTCATCGAGAAAGAGTAATTCGGGTCTGTGCATCGTCGCAGAGGCTAATGAGAGGCGCTGCTTTTGCCCACCGCTCATGCCACCGACGCGTTGTTTTTGAAGGCTACTCAGGCCATAAATATCCATCTGCTCCGCGATGCGTTGTTTTAGCAGTGTTCTATCCAAGCCAAAAATCTGGCCGATAAACTGAAGGTTTTCTAGAACGGTTAAGTCATCGTAGAGCGAGAACTTTTGCGTCATATAGCCAATTTTTAGTCTGAGTGCTTCCGATTGCTCAGGGATCGCTAGCCCCAAGACATTAACCTCGCCCTCGGTTGGTTTCAGTAGGCCCGTTAGCATTCGTATTGTGGTGGATTTGCCACATCCGTTTGGGCCTAAAAATCCGTAGATACTA belongs to Vibrio sp. 10N and includes:
- a CDS encoding ABC transporter ATP-binding protein yields the protein MTDIAVAATNLVKKFGDFTAINGINLSVPKSSIYGFLGPNGCGKSTTIRMLTGLLKPTEGEVNVLGLAIPEQSEALRLKIGYMTQKFSLYDDLTVLENLQFIGQIFGLDRTLLKQRIAEQMDIYGLSSLQKQRVGGMSGGQKQRLSLASATMHRPELLFLDEPTSAVDPENRREFWEQLFDLSDQGTTILVTTHYMDEAERCHRLAIMESGEMRADGEPETLMNNMGVNIIEVKAPNLRALKERLIHCPEVRSAAQLGIRLRVLIYQQVRDPIKWITTSFPELSNAELTPARPSLEDVFVSVTGEGRQ